From Thiovulum sp. ES, one genomic window encodes:
- a CDS encoding UDP-N-acetylglucosamine diphosphorylase/glucosamine-1-phosphate N-acetyltransferase (PFAM: Bacterial transferase hexapeptide (three repeats)~TIGRFAM: UDP-N-acetylglucosamine diphosphorylase/glucosamine-1-phosphate N-acetyltransferase), which produces MISIAILSAGKGTRMKSQKAKVLHKMGGKPILYHIVKEAKKISDDITIIVGHQGEKVREEMNSHFSNLQFLEQDLVNFSGTGGALKNYKPKGDKTLVLNGDMPLVRAEDLEQLLRIDESVAMTSIELENPSGYGRVIKNGDEVLKIVEEKDCSETEKLVKTVNAGVYFFDSKFLIESIPKLSNQNAQNEYYITDLIAIAKSENSSVKSVLVSEESFMGVNSKLQLSEAEKIHLNRIRENLMKNGVIMHLPETIYIEDSVQFIGECEIEQNCSIYGNSTIENSEIKANSVIEDSYIKNSTIGVMAHIRPKSYISDSKVGNFVEVKKSNLNGVKAGHLAYLGDCEIDEGTNIGAGVITANYDGKNKYKTVIGKNVFVGSDSQIIAPVEIPDEVMIAAGTTVPPKSKIEKGSLALSRTKLKILPNFFYKFFKK; this is translated from the coding sequence ATGATTTCTATTGCAATTCTTTCAGCGGGAAAAGGGACAAGAATGAAGTCCCAAAAAGCCAAAGTTCTTCATAAAATGGGTGGAAAGCCCATCTTGTATCATATTGTGAAAGAGGCAAAAAAGATTTCTGATGACATTACAATTATTGTCGGACATCAAGGGGAAAAAGTTCGTGAAGAGATGAATTCTCACTTTTCCAATTTGCAATTTTTGGAACAAGATTTAGTAAATTTTTCAGGAACAGGCGGTGCTTTAAAAAATTACAAACCAAAAGGCGATAAAACTCTTGTTTTAAACGGAGATATGCCACTTGTTCGGGCTGAAGATTTGGAACAACTTTTACGAATTGATGAGAGTGTTGCGATGACATCAATCGAATTAGAAAATCCATCGGGCTACGGTCGAGTAATAAAAAACGGCGATGAGGTTCTAAAAATTGTAGAAGAGAAAGATTGTTCAGAAACTGAAAAACTTGTAAAAACTGTAAATGCGGGTGTCTATTTTTTTGATTCTAAATTCTTAATTGAATCGATTCCGAAACTCTCAAATCAAAATGCACAAAATGAATATTACATTACCGACCTCATCGCTATTGCAAAATCTGAAAATTCGTCTGTAAAATCTGTGCTTGTTTCTGAAGAGAGTTTTATGGGAGTAAATTCAAAATTACAACTTTCAGAAGCTGAAAAAATTCACTTGAATCGAATTCGTGAAAACTTGATGAAAAATGGTGTAATAATGCACTTGCCCGAAACAATTTACATCGAGGATTCTGTGCAATTTATCGGTGAATGTGAAATCGAGCAAAACTGTTCTATTTATGGGAATTCGACAATTGAGAATTCAGAAATAAAAGCAAATTCAGTGATTGAAGATTCCTATATCAAAAATTCAACAATCGGTGTAATGGCACATATTCGACCAAAATCATATATTTCAGATTCAAAAGTTGGGAACTTTGTCGAAGTTAAAAAGTCAAATTTAAATGGTGTAAAAGCTGGACATTTGGCATATCTCGGAGATTGTGAAATTGATGAAGGAACAAATATCGGAGCTGGTGTTATCACTGCAAATTATGACGGAAAAAACAAATACAAAACCGTAATCGGAAAAAATGTTTTTGTCGGTAGCGACTCCCAAATTATTGCACCTGTTGAAATTCCCGATGAGGTCATGATTGCTGCAGGAACAACCGTCCCTCCAAAAAGTAAAATTGAGAAAGGTTCTCTC